In Syntrophomonas wolfei subsp. wolfei str. Goettingen G311, a single window of DNA contains:
- a CDS encoding MBL fold metallo-hydrolase — protein sequence MIIALTRVIKLIRPEARAVFPYSNSLYIDDEVQTFIDAGSGGRAYAEIPTDKIELLLLSHNHFDHVNGISFFSRARIMAGREEALTYQNQELYLEFSGFYDWERLMGQMDRGLLSGTMSLPEDVPAQRGFQEVQLDGLIKDGDVFELGATSLRAIHLPGHSPGHYAFYCEKEGILFSADLDLAPDGPWYGGGLSDFDELEKSIKKLIEINPRILVTSHRRVFDAAQDNIPALLQAYLDVPLKKEEQSLIYLAEPRTIEDIARQEFIEGFKGKTPFAVFFTKMMIDKHLKRLEKAGKVKKIDETHYIRIG from the coding sequence ATGATAATTGCTTTAACCCGCGTAATTAAGTTGATTAGGCCGGAGGCCAGGGCTGTGTTCCCGTATAGTAATTCGTTGTATATCGATGATGAGGTGCAAACCTTTATAGATGCTGGTTCAGGGGGCAGGGCTTATGCGGAAATACCTACGGATAAGATTGAGTTGCTTTTGCTCAGTCATAACCACTTTGACCATGTAAATGGAATCAGTTTTTTCTCCCGAGCCAGGATTATGGCGGGTAGGGAAGAAGCTCTGACCTATCAGAATCAGGAGCTTTACCTGGAATTCTCCGGTTTTTACGATTGGGAAAGACTGATGGGGCAGATGGACCGGGGACTCCTCTCTGGCACCATGTCGCTTCCAGAAGATGTACCAGCCCAGCGTGGTTTTCAGGAAGTTCAATTGGATGGCTTAATAAAGGATGGGGATGTTTTCGAACTGGGGGCAACTTCGCTGAGGGCTATCCACCTGCCAGGTCATTCTCCCGGTCATTATGCTTTTTATTGTGAAAAGGAAGGGATTCTCTTTTCTGCTGATTTGGATTTGGCACCGGACGGACCCTGGTATGGGGGAGGACTTTCTGATTTTGACGAATTGGAAAAATCAATAAAAAAGCTGATAGAAATAAACCCCCGTATACTGGTAACTTCGCACCGGAGGGTATTTGACGCTGCTCAGGATAATATTCCTGCTTTGTTGCAGGCCTATCTGGATGTGCCTTTGAAGAAGGAAGAACAGAGCCTGATTTACCTGGCTGAGCCCAGGACTATTGAGGATATTGCCCGGCAGGAATTTATAGAAGGCTTCAAAGGGAAAACGCCGTTTGCTGTCTTTTTTACTAAAATGATGATTGATAAGCACCTTAAGCGCCTGGAGAAAGCCGGGAAAGTGAAAAAAATTGATGAGACCCATTACATAAGAATAGGATAG
- a CDS encoding YgaP-like transmembrane domain — protein sequence MLSRDGVIARYILAFCFFFSSGSEMLTGWLATLSGILGCVELATALLKYSPLYELWAIIKNHYQQNKAME from the coding sequence ATGTTAAGTAGAGATGGGGTAATAGCCCGGTATATTTTAGCCTTTTGTTTCTTTTTCTCTTCCGGTTCAGAAATGTTAACCGGCTGGCTGGCTACCCTTAGCGGTATCCTGGGATGCGTAGAACTGGCCACAGCTCTATTAAAATATTCCCCGCTATATGAATTATGGGCTATAATCAAAAATCATTACCAACAAAACAAAGCAATGGAATAA
- the pdaB gene encoding polysaccharide deacetylase family sporulation protein PdaB, whose product MPKVFGFYKIRARTRLTLTALITLIILVSGALYVQAYNKNKPVYEVPSEKKMAALTFDISWGNKTPMPVIEILKEADVTCTFFLSGPWVKENPEVVQRIKKDGHELASHGYRHINYSTLSKSEIKEEVMKAHKNINEVAGVNANLIRTPNGDYNDHVIEAIHEINYEAIQWSVDSLDWMNPGTATIIERVKKKVHPGAIILMHASDTCKQTTDALPVVIENLKEQGYELVTVSTLLKEMPPENN is encoded by the coding sequence ATGCCCAAGGTTTTTGGTTTTTACAAGATACGGGCCAGAACCAGACTGACCCTTACTGCTCTGATTACCCTGATTATCCTGGTAAGTGGGGCTTTATATGTACAGGCCTATAATAAAAACAAGCCGGTATATGAAGTACCAAGCGAAAAAAAGATGGCGGCTCTTACTTTTGATATTAGTTGGGGTAACAAAACTCCCATGCCAGTTATTGAGATTCTGAAAGAAGCGGATGTTACCTGCACCTTTTTCCTTTCCGGTCCCTGGGTTAAAGAAAACCCGGAAGTAGTACAAAGGATTAAAAAGGACGGTCATGAACTGGCAAGTCATGGCTATCGCCATATCAATTACAGTACTTTAAGTAAAAGCGAAATTAAGGAAGAGGTTATGAAAGCTCACAAGAATATTAACGAGGTAGCAGGAGTGAATGCTAATTTGATAAGAACTCCCAACGGAGACTATAATGACCATGTTATCGAAGCCATTCATGAAATAAATTATGAGGCTATTCAATGGAGTGTTGATTCTCTGGACTGGATGAATCCGGGAACCGCTACTATTATAGAAAGGGTAAAGAAGAAGGTTCATCCCGGAGCCATTATTCTTATGCACGCCAGTGATACTTGCAAGCAAACTACCGATGCTCTGCCTGTTGTAATTGAAAATCTTAAAGAGCAAGGCTATGAACTGGTTACAGTCTCGACCTTGCTTAAAGAAATGCCCCCAGAAAATAATTGA
- a CDS encoding polysaccharide deacetylase family protein — translation MGISLGAYNLALHPNMHNWKAQKLVITDVKTTEKAVALTFDDGPDPVNTPVVLDMLKKHQAQATFFVVGIRAEKQSDLLQRMANEGHEIGNHSYSHADFNHKKKEFYQEEIRKTNALIERISGQKSKLFRPPGGYLSYDMVEVTQKEKVTIAYWTYQQDSKDWQGNNSSQIAAHIIKNIKPGQIIILHDGYKNGLETARAVDKLIPELKQQGYRFLTMSDLMLLEKQE, via the coding sequence TTGGGTATCTCACTTGGAGCCTATAACCTGGCCTTGCACCCCAATATGCATAATTGGAAAGCCCAGAAACTGGTGATAACTGATGTAAAAACTACGGAAAAAGCAGTGGCCCTGACCTTCGATGACGGTCCCGATCCGGTAAATACCCCGGTAGTTCTTGACATGTTAAAGAAGCATCAAGCCCAGGCTACCTTTTTCGTTGTGGGAATAAGGGCGGAAAAACAGTCTGATCTTTTGCAAAGAATGGCCAATGAAGGGCATGAAATCGGCAACCATAGTTATAGTCATGCTGATTTCAATCACAAGAAAAAGGAGTTTTACCAGGAAGAAATACGAAAAACCAATGCATTAATTGAACGCATCAGCGGCCAGAAGTCCAAGCTTTTTCGTCCACCAGGCGGTTATCTTTCCTATGATATGGTTGAGGTCACCCAGAAAGAAAAAGTCACCATAGCCTATTGGACCTATCAGCAGGATAGTAAAGATTGGCAAGGAAACAATTCCTCTCAAATTGCGGCCCACATAATAAAAAACATAAAACCTGGTCAGATAATAATACTTCATGATGGCTATAAAAACGGCCTGGAAACAGCCCGCGCAGTGGATAAACTGATTCCTGAGCTTAAGCAGCAAGGCTACCGTTTTCTAACTATGAGTGATTTAATGCTCCTGGAAAAGCAGGAATAA
- a CDS encoding basic amino acid ABC transporter substrate-binding protein: protein MKKWIKVLMVGLLITGLLVTVIGCKAQQNNNDSAQESQKGKLIVGTEATFPPFEMIKDGEYSGFDMDIIRAIGKSQGYEVEIKNLGFDALIPAVQSGNIDCVIAAVTIDEDRAKVVDFSQPYFDAGLIIAVKQETTGITTTKDLQGKRIAAQVGTTGADTCLKIKDKDPSTNVKIFESVGEAFMELQKGGVDAVINDHPVTADYIKTSGNDSVKMVGEVFSADSQYGIAVKKGNSKLLNDINAGLDELKASGEYEQIYKKWFD from the coding sequence TTGAAAAAATGGATCAAAGTACTTATGGTAGGATTATTAATTACCGGCCTATTGGTAACTGTAATCGGTTGTAAAGCGCAGCAGAACAACAATGACAGCGCTCAAGAAAGCCAAAAGGGAAAGCTAATTGTTGGTACCGAAGCTACCTTCCCACCCTTTGAAATGATAAAAGATGGCGAGTATAGTGGATTTGATATGGACATCATAAGGGCTATCGGGAAAAGCCAGGGTTATGAAGTTGAGATTAAGAACCTTGGTTTTGATGCTCTGATACCCGCCGTTCAAAGCGGTAATATTGATTGTGTTATAGCTGCGGTTACTATTGATGAGGACCGAGCTAAAGTTGTGGACTTTAGCCAACCCTATTTCGATGCTGGGCTTATAATTGCGGTAAAGCAAGAGACTACCGGTATTACTACTACCAAAGACCTGCAAGGCAAGAGAATTGCTGCCCAGGTGGGAACTACCGGTGCCGATACCTGCCTGAAAATAAAGGATAAAGACCCCAGTACTAATGTGAAGATTTTCGAATCCGTAGGTGAAGCCTTTATGGAACTACAGAAGGGCGGGGTAGATGCGGTTATTAATGACCATCCGGTTACTGCTGATTACATTAAGACCAGTGGTAATGATTCCGTAAAAATGGTGGGTGAAGTCTTTAGTGCTGATAGCCAGTATGGTATTGCCGTAAAGAAAGGAAACAGCAAGCTCCTTAACGATATCAACGCGGGCCTTGACGAACTTAAAGCCAGTGGCGAATACGAACAGATTTATAAGAAATGGTTTGATTAA
- a CDS encoding amino acid ABC transporter permease: MQLFALNVFCLNILQPVLDSNGFQVVSHNMGHLMKGTLLTLEITALSVAFGMFLGLLAALLKMSPYKILAIPGIVYIDFFRGTPLFVQILLFYFGILPLVFDATSFQAAVIVCSLNSGAYIAEIVRAGIQAVDRGQTEAARSLGMNNRQAMWYVILPQAYKIVIPPMINEFIAMLKDTSLVAVIGAQELTHQGRILVSVTYEAAWIWGTVALFYLLLTRLLSMLGDYLEKRLATE; the protein is encoded by the coding sequence ATGCAGCTTTTCGCTCTAAATGTATTTTGTTTAAATATACTGCAGCCCGTGCTGGACTCAAATGGCTTTCAGGTAGTTAGTCATAATATGGGCCATTTGATGAAAGGTACTTTGCTAACCCTGGAAATAACCGCACTATCAGTTGCCTTCGGCATGTTCCTTGGTTTACTTGCTGCCCTGCTAAAAATGTCACCTTATAAAATACTAGCCATCCCGGGTATTGTATATATTGATTTCTTTCGGGGTACCCCGTTATTTGTTCAGATATTGCTTTTCTATTTTGGTATACTACCACTGGTATTTGATGCTACTTCCTTTCAGGCTGCAGTAATAGTATGTTCACTTAACAGTGGAGCCTATATTGCGGAAATAGTCAGAGCAGGTATTCAGGCAGTGGACCGGGGCCAAACGGAAGCCGCGCGTTCGCTGGGCATGAACAATCGCCAGGCTATGTGGTATGTAATATTACCCCAGGCTTATAAAATTGTAATTCCCCCGATGATAAATGAATTTATAGCCATGCTCAAGGATACTTCGCTGGTTGCCGTTATTGGGGCTCAGGAACTAACCCATCAAGGAAGGATACTGGTTTCGGTTACCTATGAAGCAGCCTGGATTTGGGGTACAGTAGCCCTATTTTATCTGCTGTTAACCCGCTTGCTTTCCATGCTGGGTGATTATCTGGAAAAGAGGTTAGCAACTGAATGA
- a CDS encoding amino acid ABC transporter ATP-binding protein translates to MITVKNLYKSFGLLQVLKGINCHISPQEVVCIIGPSGSGKSTLLRCVNQLETPDSGTVTIDGIELTSPHTDINKVRQQVGMVFQHFNLFPHRTTLENITMAPVIIKKTDKAEAARIARELLRKVGLFDKDDVYPAQLSGGQKQRVAIARSLAMQPKVMLFDEPTSALDPEMVGEVLEVMKDLAREGMTMMVVTHEMGFAREVGQRVLFMDEGLIVEENSPQQIFENPTNSRTKAFLSKVL, encoded by the coding sequence ATGATTACGGTAAAGAATCTATATAAGAGCTTTGGTCTTCTCCAGGTGCTAAAGGGTATTAATTGCCACATCTCCCCCCAGGAGGTAGTATGTATTATTGGCCCCAGTGGTTCGGGGAAGAGTACCCTTTTACGCTGTGTAAATCAACTGGAAACACCTGATTCCGGTACGGTAACTATAGATGGTATTGAATTAACATCGCCTCATACCGACATAAACAAAGTACGGCAGCAAGTAGGAATGGTCTTTCAACATTTTAATCTCTTTCCCCACCGGACTACGCTGGAGAATATTACCATGGCCCCGGTGATAATTAAAAAAACCGATAAAGCAGAGGCCGCGCGCATAGCCCGGGAGTTGCTTCGAAAAGTAGGGCTTTTCGATAAGGATGATGTATACCCGGCTCAGTTATCTGGCGGGCAGAAACAGCGCGTAGCTATAGCCAGGTCGCTGGCTATGCAGCCCAAAGTCATGTTATTTGATGAACCCACTTCCGCTCTGGATCCGGAAATGGTCGGGGAAGTTCTGGAGGTAATGAAGGACCTGGCCCGGGAAGGCATGACCATGATGGTAGTAACCCACGAGATGGGATTTGCCCGGGAGGTAGGACAGCGGGTTCTTTTTATGGATGAAGGACTGATTGTAGAAGAAAACTCCCCTCAACAGATATTTGAGAACCCTACAAATTCTAGAACAAAAGCCTTT